Proteins from a single region of Haloplanus sp. GDY1:
- a CDS encoding L-threonylcarbamoyladenylate synthase: protein MSVDDAVAAVGAGRAVVYPTETVYGLGADATDADAVERVFDLKDRPRDKPLSLAVPDVDAALDHTRPTDREERFMRRFLPGPVTVVVERRPALPEALTAGRDRVGVRVPDHRTARSLLDRTPPLTATSANRSGSPSVTRVADLDDRVREGVAVVLDGGETPGTESTVVDPGRGVVHRRGAMADDIDAWLEAEQ, encoded by the coding sequence ATGTCCGTCGACGACGCCGTCGCCGCCGTCGGCGCGGGCCGCGCCGTCGTCTACCCCACCGAGACGGTGTACGGCCTCGGCGCCGACGCCACCGACGCCGACGCCGTCGAGCGCGTCTTCGACCTGAAGGACCGGCCGCGGGACAAGCCCCTCTCGCTGGCCGTCCCGGACGTCGACGCCGCGCTCGATCACACCCGTCCCACCGACCGCGAGGAGCGGTTCATGCGCCGCTTCCTCCCCGGTCCCGTGACCGTCGTCGTCGAACGCCGGCCGGCGCTCCCCGAGGCCCTCACCGCCGGCCGCGACCGGGTCGGGGTGCGCGTCCCCGACCACCGGACCGCGAGGTCGCTCCTCGACCGGACGCCGCCGCTCACCGCCACCAGCGCCAACCGCTCCGGATCGCCCAGCGTCACCCGCGTCGCCGACCTCGACGACCGGGTCCGCGAGGGCGTCGCCGTCGTCCTCGACGGGGGCGAGACGCCGGGCACCGAGAGCACCGTCGTCGACCCCGGTCGCGGCGTCGTCCACCGCCGCGGCGCGATGGCCGACGACATCGACGCCTGGTTAGAGGCCGAGCAGTGA
- a CDS encoding ABC transporter substrate-binding protein, with product MPWPTTTRRGALRAAGAALGVGLAGCVGGTGGSGGSGATGTPADPTDVSVILNWKPNATQAGYFVADRNGFYAEEGLSVDLVSGQGGSFAAKQVGLGNQDVGLGTGIALLQARNRDLDVRAYAAAQDSNAVIYTVEEQFGGRLTDPSQLAGKRVAVVTESAKTFSYLKMLLAQEGIGEEVELVSVGVEQQTSHLLSGNVDAAVGIFSDPLGLDAEGYEASMLWLADYTPSIGRTVFTRPGYAAEHPDVVRGFLRGTARGWAWASNHPEGAMDRMVEARESLSKSRDIGLLKLKYTAKNLVLTETVRNHGWGYQRGDAWERVVSNLVEGDVIGDGGSAASAWSNEYVDSEAEYVGDYAAQVSVDYDLPV from the coding sequence ATGCCTTGGCCAACCACCACACGCCGCGGTGCGTTGCGCGCGGCGGGGGCAGCGCTCGGCGTCGGGCTCGCGGGCTGTGTCGGCGGGACGGGGGGATCCGGCGGTTCGGGGGCGACGGGGACGCCAGCCGACCCGACGGACGTCTCGGTCATCCTGAACTGGAAGCCAAACGCGACGCAGGCGGGGTACTTCGTCGCCGACCGGAACGGGTTCTACGCGGAGGAGGGGCTCTCGGTCGACCTGGTGTCGGGGCAGGGCGGGAGCTTCGCCGCCAAGCAGGTCGGCCTCGGCAACCAGGACGTCGGGCTGGGGACGGGCATCGCGCTGTTGCAGGCGCGGAACCGGGACCTCGACGTACGCGCCTACGCGGCGGCACAGGACTCCAACGCCGTCATCTACACCGTCGAGGAGCAGTTCGGCGGCCGGCTCACCGACCCCTCGCAACTGGCGGGCAAGCGCGTGGCGGTCGTCACCGAGTCAGCCAAGACGTTCTCCTACCTGAAGATGCTGCTCGCCCAGGAGGGGATCGGAGAGGAGGTGGAACTCGTCAGCGTCGGCGTCGAACAGCAGACCTCCCACCTCCTCTCGGGCAACGTCGACGCCGCGGTCGGCATCTTCTCCGACCCGCTCGGCCTCGACGCCGAGGGGTACGAGGCGTCGATGCTCTGGCTCGCGGACTACACCCCCTCCATCGGTCGGACGGTGTTCACCCGTCCCGGCTACGCCGCGGAGCACCCGGACGTCGTCCGGGGGTTCCTGCGCGGGACCGCCCGCGGGTGGGCGTGGGCGTCCAACCACCCCGAGGGGGCGATGGACCGGATGGTCGAGGCCCGCGAGAGCCTGTCGAAGTCGCGTGACATCGGCCTGCTCAAGCTGAAGTACACGGCGAAGAACCTCGTGTTGACCGAGACGGTCCGGAACCACGGCTGGGGCTACCAGCGCGGGGACGCCTGGGAGCGGGTGGTCTCGAACCTGGTCGAGGGCGACGTGATCGGCGACGGCGGGTCGGCCGCGAGCGCCTGGTCCAACGAGTACGTGGATTCCGAGGCCGAGTACGTCGGCGACTACGCCGCACAGGTCTCCGTCGACTACGACCTCCCCGTCTGA
- a CDS encoding ABC transporter permease, whose protein sequence is MRAVRVRRAVDGLARPAVAAFSLAVAVGLWQAATVVWGIPSILLPAPTEVVAALRERPGQVAGHVLYTSYEIGLGWVAGVGAGMAAAGAMAASRRLRLAVYPLLVSVRIVPLIAIAPLLIVVFGATLRTRVLLAAILTFFPVTVATLDGLRSVPQGQLDLLRSVEASTWKRIRYVRLPNALPSVFAGVKIATPFAVEGVLIAEFLAASRGLGHAVLQAAAALDTPLLFGEVTLIVALGLALFGLVVLAERSIRWADDAAGIDGVGTGGVSAPTPERLVFGGVALAALVGVWLVGTVTVPNAGVFLPPPAAVAASLAETPGLFLRASASSLRKLVVGWGIGGAVGASLGAALAFAPRSRPVIGPFLVGARVTPSIVAAPLLLVWLGISVTAGIVLVALATFFPVAVATASGLTTLPERHRSLLDSVAAPRRTRLVVRLRFGLPTVIAGVKLSLISGLSGVVIAEWFVANGGLGVLVNQGMRNLQPALTYAAVACLFSLGMLLFGGASLLQRRLDFYSSD, encoded by the coding sequence ATGCGGGCGGTTCGCGTTCGGCGGGCCGTCGACGGACTCGCGCGCCCGGCCGTCGCCGCGTTCTCGCTCGCCGTCGCGGTCGGCCTGTGGCAGGCCGCGACGGTCGTCTGGGGGATTCCCTCGATCCTGCTTCCCGCGCCGACCGAGGTGGTCGCCGCCCTGCGGGAGCGACCGGGTCAGGTTGCCGGTCACGTCCTCTATACGAGCTACGAGATCGGTCTGGGGTGGGTCGCCGGCGTCGGCGCCGGGATGGCCGCCGCGGGCGCGATGGCCGCGTCCAGACGCCTCCGTCTCGCGGTCTATCCGCTCCTGGTGTCCGTCCGCATCGTCCCGCTGATCGCCATCGCACCGCTCCTGATCGTCGTCTTCGGGGCGACCCTCCGGACGCGCGTGCTGCTTGCGGCCATCCTCACCTTCTTCCCCGTCACGGTGGCGACCCTCGACGGGTTGCGCTCGGTGCCGCAGGGGCAACTCGACCTCCTGCGGTCCGTCGAGGCGTCGACCTGGAAGCGGATCAGGTACGTCCGCCTGCCCAACGCCCTTCCGAGCGTCTTCGCGGGCGTGAAGATCGCCACCCCGTTCGCCGTCGAGGGGGTGTTGATCGCCGAGTTCCTCGCCGCCTCCCGGGGGCTCGGCCACGCCGTGTTGCAGGCGGCCGCGGCGCTCGACACCCCCCTGCTGTTCGGGGAGGTGACCCTGATCGTCGCCCTCGGCCTCGCGCTGTTCGGCCTGGTCGTCCTCGCCGAGCGGTCGATCCGCTGGGCGGACGACGCGGCCGGCATCGACGGGGTCGGCACCGGTGGCGTCTCGGCACCGACGCCGGAGCGACTCGTCTTCGGCGGCGTCGCGCTGGCCGCGCTCGTCGGGGTCTGGCTGGTGGGCACCGTCACGGTCCCGAACGCGGGCGTGTTCCTGCCGCCGCCGGCGGCCGTCGCCGCGTCGCTCGCGGAGACCCCCGGTCTGTTCCTGCGGGCGTCGGCGTCGTCGCTCCGGAAACTCGTGGTCGGGTGGGGGATCGGGGGCGCCGTCGGCGCGTCCCTCGGTGCCGCCCTCGCGTTCGCGCCCCGGAGCCGGCCGGTGATCGGCCCGTTCCTCGTCGGCGCGCGCGTGACGCCGAGCATCGTCGCCGCGCCGCTGTTGCTGGTGTGGCTGGGTATCTCCGTTACCGCCGGGATCGTCCTCGTCGCACTCGCCACGTTCTTCCCCGTCGCCGTCGCGACGGCGAGCGGGCTCACGACCCTCCCCGAACGCCACCGCTCGCTGCTCGATTCGGTGGCCGCCCCCCGGCGGACGCGGCTGGTCGTCCGACTTCGGTTCGGACTGCCGACCGTGATCGCCGGCGTGAAACTCTCGCTGATCAGCGGGCTCTCCGGGGTCGTCATCGCCGAGTGGTTCGTCGCCAACGGCGGCCTCGGCGTCCTCGTCAATCAGGGGATGCGGAACCTCCAGCCGGCGCTCACCTACGCGGCCGTCGCCTGTCTGTTCTCGCTCGGCATGCTCCTGTTCGGCGGGGCGAGCCTCCTCCAGCGACGCCTCGACTTCTATAGTAGCGATTGA
- a CDS encoding GtrA family protein, with protein MLRRLLRAILVGPEAPQIRRFFAVGAVAAAFQTALLGTLVEWGNVQYLLAAVCSIEVTIVLQYGVNNRWTFYDSRHDGWREYGRGLLRTNLVRGSAIPIQVGVLYALVSAATIPYLVANGVGIVVSGVYRYVLDSRWTWGYSSD; from the coding sequence ATGCTCAGGCGCTTGCTGCGGGCGATACTGGTCGGTCCCGAGGCGCCGCAGATCCGTCGCTTCTTCGCCGTCGGTGCCGTCGCGGCCGCCTTCCAGACGGCGCTGCTCGGCACGCTCGTCGAGTGGGGGAACGTCCAGTATCTGCTCGCGGCCGTCTGCTCCATCGAGGTCACCATCGTCCTCCAGTACGGCGTCAACAACCGCTGGACGTTCTACGACTCCAGACACGACGGCTGGCGGGAGTACGGCCGCGGCCTCCTGCGGACGAACCTCGTCCGCGGCTCCGCCATCCCGATCCAGGTGGGCGTCCTGTACGCGCTGGTCTCGGCCGCGACCATCCCCTACCTCGTCGCCAACGGCGTCGGCATCGTCGTCAGCGGCGTCTACCGCTACGTCCTCGACTCGCGGTGGACCTGGGGCTATAGTAGCGATTGA
- a CDS encoding CRISPR-associated protein Cas4 — protein MAEISFAALARAAYCPRQYYYARREEGDRPPPAARERRDLAFRYPELRDAGDAALASEPIEPPPAAYRTALDRLATREDWAALVDPGSREVVLSGRECRGLAHKVLDGEPPTPTFVSPGRPPERGVWRPQRVRAVAMAKALAWERGREVPAALVEYPAHGVVRRVRLTTRNKAAYRRTVRTVRGVDGPPPRIDDAAKCEACEYRERCGVRSRSLKSLLGL, from the coding sequence GTGGCAGAGATCAGCTTCGCTGCCCTCGCCCGGGCGGCGTACTGTCCGCGCCAGTACTACTACGCCCGTCGGGAGGAGGGTGATCGACCGCCCCCGGCGGCCCGGGAGCGGCGCGACCTGGCGTTCCGGTATCCCGAACTCCGGGATGCGGGCGACGCGGCATTGGCGTCGGAACCGATCGAGCCCCCGCCGGCGGCGTATCGCACGGCGCTCGACCGACTCGCGACCCGCGAGGACTGGGCGGCGCTGGTCGACCCCGGATCGAGAGAGGTGGTCCTCTCGGGCCGGGAGTGTCGGGGACTGGCCCACAAGGTGCTGGATGGGGAGCCGCCGACGCCGACGTTCGTCTCCCCCGGGCGGCCGCCGGAGCGGGGGGTGTGGCGCCCCCAGCGGGTGCGGGCGGTGGCGATGGCGAAGGCGCTCGCCTGGGAGCGCGGCCGCGAGGTGCCGGCGGCGCTGGTGGAGTATCCGGCTCACGGCGTCGTCCGGCGGGTGCGGCTGACGACGCGGAACAAGGCGGCCTACCGGCGGACGGTCCGGACGGTCCGAGGGGTCGACGGCCCGCCGCCCCGGATCGACGACGCGGCCAAGTGCGAGGCCTGCGAGTACCGCGAGCGGTGTGGCGTGCGAAGCCGGTCGCTCAAGTCACTGCTCGGCCTCTAA
- a CDS encoding inorganic phosphate transporter, whose protein sequence is MVATGTLLTFVVAALASLFMAWAIGAGSSGSTPFAAAVGANAISVMRAGFVVGLLGFAGAVLQGANVTEAVGTGLIDGVSLTATAAIVGLLTAAVLVAVGVFTGYPIATAFTVTGAVVGVGLALGGDPAWAKYRQIAALWVLTPFAGGGVAYATARILRSPSVPERYAIAPLGGLVGALVATVEFTLLGPAGEGGSVADALGPAVPGGAPAVTLGCALLVTAVLFRGLVTHPEATQRRFLLVLGGLVAFSAGGSQVGLAIGPLVPLLDTVSVPLPAVLAGGGLGLLLGSWTGAPRMIKALAQDYSSLGPRRSIAALIPSFAIAQTAVAFGIPVSFNEIVVSAIIGSGYAAGGSGVSRRKMAYTVLAWIGSLLLAFAVGFGAFTAIDAVVV, encoded by the coding sequence ATGGTCGCCACTGGGACGCTGCTGACGTTCGTGGTCGCCGCGCTAGCGAGTCTGTTCATGGCGTGGGCCATCGGCGCCGGCTCCTCGGGGTCGACTCCCTTCGCCGCCGCCGTCGGCGCGAACGCCATCTCCGTGATGCGTGCCGGCTTCGTCGTCGGCCTGCTCGGCTTCGCCGGCGCCGTCCTTCAGGGTGCGAACGTCACCGAAGCGGTCGGCACGGGGTTGATCGACGGCGTCTCGCTGACCGCCACCGCGGCCATCGTCGGGTTGCTCACCGCGGCCGTCCTCGTCGCCGTCGGCGTCTTCACGGGCTACCCAATCGCCACCGCCTTCACGGTCACCGGTGCCGTCGTCGGCGTCGGCCTCGCCCTCGGCGGCGACCCCGCGTGGGCGAAGTACCGACAGATCGCGGCCCTCTGGGTGCTTACCCCGTTCGCCGGCGGCGGCGTCGCGTACGCCACCGCCCGGATCCTCCGCTCGCCGTCCGTTCCCGAGCGGTACGCCATCGCCCCGCTCGGCGGCCTCGTCGGCGCCCTCGTGGCCACCGTCGAGTTCACGCTGCTCGGTCCGGCCGGCGAGGGCGGCTCCGTCGCGGACGCCCTCGGTCCGGCCGTCCCCGGCGGCGCCCCGGCCGTCACCCTCGGCTGTGCGCTGCTCGTGACGGCTGTCCTCTTCCGCGGACTGGTCACCCATCCCGAGGCGACCCAGCGCCGGTTCCTGCTCGTCCTCGGCGGGCTGGTGGCCTTCTCCGCCGGCGGGAGTCAGGTGGGGCTGGCCATCGGCCCGCTGGTCCCCCTGCTGGATACGGTGTCGGTCCCGCTGCCCGCGGTGCTCGCCGGCGGCGGCCTCGGCCTCCTGCTCGGCTCGTGGACCGGCGCCCCGCGCATGATCAAGGCGCTCGCACAGGACTACTCCTCGCTCGGTCCTCGGCGCTCGATCGCGGCGCTCATCCCCTCCTTCGCCATCGCTCAGACCGCCGTCGCGTTCGGCATCCCCGTCTCGTTCAACGAGATCGTCGTCTCGGCGATCATCGGCTCCGGCTACGCCGCCGGCGGCAGCGGCGTCAGTCGCCGCAAGATGGCCTACACGGTGCTCGCGTGGATCGGGTCGCTCCTGCTGGCCTTCGCGGTCGGGTTCGGCGCCTTCACCGCCATCGACGCGGTCGTGGTCTGA
- a CDS encoding ABC transporter substrate-binding protein, producing MRVVSLLPSATETLAALGVDPVGVSHSCDYPPSVRDRPTVTGTRIEHENRSSREIDEQMGAVEGAVYDLHADRLEALDPDLVVTQATCDVCAVEASAAVDAVSSRGLDADVLTLDPHSLGDVLDDLRRIGAAVNRGDEAERLRERLRDRVESVRSSVDDRDRPRTALLDWTDPPIRGGHWVREMVRLAGGEASFQPDGPSEPVAWDDLRAYDPERLIVAPCGFPTERAHDAATTLAARTDWTGMSAAESGAVYAVDGNALFNRPGPRLVDSLELLADCLHPDRRGASPGTDARTRRVASP from the coding sequence GTGCGCGTCGTCTCGCTCCTCCCGTCGGCGACGGAGACGCTCGCGGCGCTCGGTGTCGACCCCGTCGGCGTCTCCCACAGCTGTGACTACCCGCCCTCGGTCCGGGATCGGCCGACCGTGACGGGGACCCGCATCGAACACGAGAACCGGTCGAGCCGGGAGATCGACGAGCAGATGGGGGCGGTCGAGGGTGCCGTCTACGACCTGCACGCGGACCGCCTCGAAGCGCTCGATCCCGACCTCGTCGTCACCCAGGCCACCTGTGACGTCTGTGCCGTCGAGGCGTCGGCGGCCGTCGACGCCGTGTCGTCGCGGGGCCTCGACGCCGACGTCCTGACCCTCGACCCACACTCCCTCGGCGACGTCCTCGACGACCTGCGACGGATCGGCGCGGCCGTGAATCGGGGCGACGAAGCGGAGCGGCTCCGGGAACGGTTGCGGGACCGCGTCGAGTCGGTTCGGTCGAGCGTCGACGACCGCGACCGGCCACGGACGGCCCTGCTCGACTGGACCGATCCGCCGATCAGGGGCGGCCACTGGGTGCGCGAGATGGTGCGACTGGCCGGCGGCGAGGCGTCGTTTCAGCCGGACGGCCCCTCGGAACCCGTCGCCTGGGACGACCTCCGTGCGTACGATCCGGAGCGCCTGATCGTCGCCCCCTGTGGCTTCCCGACGGAACGGGCCCACGACGCCGCGACGACGCTCGCCGCGCGCACGGACTGGACGGGGATGAGCGCGGCCGAGTCGGGGGCCGTCTACGCCGTCGACGGGAACGCGCTGTTCAACCGCCCGGGACCGCGGCTCGTCGACTCGCTGGAACTCCTCGCGGACTGCCTCCACCCGGACCGGCGGGGGGCGAGCCCCGGGACCGACGCCCGGACGCGCCGGGTCGCGTCCCCGTGA
- a CDS encoding glutathione S-transferase N-terminal domain-containing protein, producing MSDGDPPITLYRLQACPYCERVVRTLQDLDLDYASRFVEPMHSERNVVKRVAGSRPVPAIVDERTGVTMSESANVVEYLESTYGDGLVDAGGDA from the coding sequence ATGTCAGACGGCGACCCACCGATCACCCTGTATCGCCTGCAGGCCTGTCCGTACTGCGAGCGCGTCGTCCGGACGCTGCAGGACCTCGACCTCGACTACGCCTCTCGGTTCGTCGAGCCGATGCACTCCGAGCGGAACGTCGTCAAGCGGGTCGCGGGGTCGCGTCCCGTCCCCGCCATCGTCGACGAGCGAACCGGCGTCACGATGTCCGAGTCCGCCAACGTCGTCGAGTACCTGGAGTCCACCTACGGGGACGGCCTCGTCGACGCGGGAGGTGACGCCTGA
- a CDS encoding sulfatase-like hydrolase/transferase: protein MTDTPVSNVLLVTVDSLRADAIEPYGGEYDTPTLAALADRGTVFENAFAHGNWTPMSFPSILASRPVFADTGRIGVDGEAVTTLAERLRAAGVATGGFNAANGFLTEHWGYDDGFDVFDAFVGGGTDGRAGEFVAAHPTWGAWLQLFTSPFRRAGSLLRGGDDERPFTDASRMLDVERGATDFVEGTDDPFFLWVHYMDAHTPYVPAPRYLRDLSDRRVGKVRMLVAHVRTGLGWSVGDGTLADLRTLYQGAVRQVDDSLDRLLSALDAAGVAEDTAVVVAGDHGEEFMDHGHLAHYPKLYDELVQVPLLVDVPGMPARRVAAHVGLDAIPPTVCDLLGVDPAPEWAGESLLPTIRDGVAPPDDPVVTVTVRGDDVTQQPIPRSLDEGALLVSARDADWIYIRNTETDEEELYDRRADPEQRTDLSADDDPAVVAARTRLRGVTVDHAETLAAVDAEGGEAAVDEDLETRLEALGYR, encoded by the coding sequence ATGACAGACACGCCCGTCTCCAACGTCCTTCTCGTCACCGTCGACTCCCTGCGAGCCGACGCGATCGAACCTTACGGCGGCGAGTACGACACCCCGACGCTCGCGGCGCTCGCGGATCGCGGCACCGTCTTCGAGAACGCCTTCGCCCACGGCAACTGGACGCCCATGTCATTTCCCTCCATCCTCGCCTCCCGGCCGGTCTTCGCCGACACGGGTCGCATCGGCGTCGACGGCGAGGCCGTGACCACCCTCGCCGAACGGCTGCGCGCGGCGGGCGTCGCCACCGGTGGCTTCAACGCCGCCAACGGCTTCCTCACCGAACACTGGGGGTACGACGACGGCTTCGACGTCTTCGACGCGTTCGTCGGCGGCGGGACGGACGGCCGCGCCGGCGAGTTCGTCGCCGCCCACCCGACGTGGGGCGCGTGGCTCCAACTGTTCACCTCGCCGTTCCGTCGCGCCGGCAGCCTCCTGCGCGGCGGCGACGACGAGCGCCCGTTCACCGACGCCTCGCGGATGCTCGACGTGGAGCGCGGCGCCACCGACTTCGTCGAGGGAACCGACGACCCGTTTTTCCTGTGGGTGCACTACATGGACGCCCACACGCCGTACGTGCCCGCGCCGCGGTACCTCCGCGACCTCTCCGACCGCCGGGTGGGCAAGGTCCGGATGCTGGTCGCCCACGTGCGCACGGGGTTGGGGTGGTCCGTCGGGGACGGCACCCTCGCGGACCTTCGCACGCTGTACCAGGGCGCGGTGCGGCAGGTCGACGACAGCCTCGACCGTCTGCTCTCCGCGCTCGACGCGGCGGGCGTCGCGGAGGACACCGCCGTCGTCGTCGCCGGCGACCACGGCGAGGAGTTCATGGACCACGGCCACCTCGCCCACTACCCCAAGCTCTACGACGAACTCGTCCAGGTCCCCCTGTTGGTCGACGTGCCCGGGATGCCGGCCCGCAGGGTGGCAGCCCACGTCGGCCTCGACGCCATCCCGCCCACGGTCTGTGACCTGCTCGGCGTCGACCCCGCGCCCGAGTGGGCCGGCGAGAGCCTCCTGCCGACGATCCGCGACGGCGTCGCCCCGCCCGACGATCCGGTGGTGACCGTCACCGTCCGCGGCGACGACGTGACCCAGCAGCCCATCCCCCGGTCGCTCGACGAGGGTGCCCTGCTGGTGAGCGCCCGCGACGCCGACTGGATCTACATCCGCAACACGGAGACGGACGAGGAGGAACTGTACGACCGCCGGGCGGACCCGGAGCAGCGAACCGACCTGTCGGCCGACGACGATCCGGCGGTCGTCGCGGCCCGAACCCGCCTCCGCGGGGTCACCGTCGACCACGCGGAGACGCTGGCGGCGGTCGACGCCGAGGGTGGCGAGGCGGCCGTCGACGAGGACCTCGAGACGCGACTGGAAGCGCTGGGGTACAGGTAG
- a CDS encoding metallophosphoesterase, translating to MLAVCSDTHGTDDPRLTGRTREAVAAADLVIHAGDFTTPAVLDAFREASPRLVAVHGNADREAVRARLPPAASTTYAGVPIAVTHTERGGPTALSLFGRERGAALVVSGHTHRPAVVDDADGPVLLNPGSHADPRGNRPGHAELWAAEADVPADVRERVAATTGLVGVVRTPDGDVIESVHVPPLD from the coding sequence ATGCTCGCCGTCTGCTCCGACACCCACGGCACCGACGACCCCCGCCTGACCGGCCGCACGCGCGAGGCCGTGGCCGCCGCGGATCTGGTGATCCACGCCGGCGACTTCACCACGCCAGCCGTCCTCGACGCCTTCCGCGAGGCGTCGCCCCGACTGGTCGCCGTCCACGGCAACGCCGACCGCGAGGCCGTGCGAGCGCGTCTGCCCCCCGCCGCCTCGACGACCTACGCCGGCGTCCCTATCGCGGTCACCCACACGGAGCGCGGCGGGCCGACCGCGCTCTCCCTGTTCGGCCGGGAGCGCGGCGCCGCTCTCGTCGTCTCGGGACACACCCACCGCCCGGCCGTCGTCGACGACGCGGACGGGCCGGTGTTGCTCAACCCGGGGAGCCACGCCGACCCGCGCGGAAACCGCCCCGGTCACGCGGAACTGTGGGCGGCCGAGGCGGACGTCCCCGCGGACGTTCGGGAGCGCGTCGCGGCGACGACGGGGCTGGTCGGCGTCGTTCGCACGCCGGACGGCGACGTGATCGAGTCGGTTCACGTTCCGCCGCTCGACTGA
- a CDS encoding redoxin domain-containing protein, whose amino-acid sequence MVDFEVVSLPETDHVAEGDRAPDFTRPLVNAEFWADAALSDLTDEGPVCLVFYPMDGAFPATYIWNELRDRDLGEHLTVVGVSISTPYEHKRLIEERDMAFDLFSDPANEVARTYGVAHDLDGMAGVSEPRPATFLLDEDRTVRYAWVAEEWPDFPPYDDLEREIRALAD is encoded by the coding sequence ATGGTCGACTTCGAGGTGGTCTCCCTCCCCGAGACCGACCACGTCGCCGAGGGCGACCGCGCCCCCGACTTCACCCGCCCCCTCGTCAACGCCGAGTTCTGGGCGGACGCCGCCCTCTCCGACCTCACCGACGAGGGCCCCGTCTGTCTCGTCTTCTACCCGATGGACGGCGCCTTCCCCGCGACGTACATCTGGAACGAACTCCGGGACCGCGACCTCGGCGAGCACCTCACCGTCGTCGGCGTCTCCATCTCGACGCCCTACGAACACAAGCGACTCATCGAGGAGCGGGACATGGCGTTCGACCTCTTCTCCGACCCCGCGAACGAGGTGGCCCGGACGTACGGCGTCGCACACGACCTCGACGGGATGGCCGGCGTCTCGGAACCCCGGCCAGCCACCTTCCTGCTCGACGAGGACCGCACCGTCCGGTACGCGTGGGTGGCCGAGGAGTGGCCGGACTTCCCGCCCTACGACGACCTGGAGCGCGAGATCCGCGCGCTCGCCGACTGA
- a CDS encoding hemolysin family protein: protein MGLSSTASAAGVGPPAQIADIVPLTDTTVTIAGSVAILVLIALSAFFSSSEIAMFSLARHRVESLVEDGVPGATAVQELKSDPHRLLITILVGNNIVNIAMSSIATGLFAIYLSRGRAVIAATFGITTLVLLFGESAPKSYAVENTESWALRIARPLKYSELVLLPLVIVFDNLTRAINRVTGGRSAIETSYVTRDEIQNMIQTGEREGVIEEEEREMLQRIFRFNRTIAKEVMTPRLDMTAVPKDAAIDEAIETCVQSDHERIPVYEGNLDNIIGVVTLRDLIRQKHYGEGDVDLTDVVQPTLHVPESKNVDELLEEIQDNRMRMVIVIDEFGTTEGLITLEDMVEEIVGDILEGDEEEPFEFVEDDVVIVRGEVNIDEVNETLGLDLPEGEEFETLAGFIFNRAGRLVEEGEKIEYDSITIRIEQVDNTRIMKARITIHEEDEEEEEEPADEAEAEG, encoded by the coding sequence ATGGGTTTGTCGTCGACAGCGAGCGCCGCCGGAGTCGGGCCCCCGGCGCAGATCGCCGACATCGTGCCGCTGACCGACACGACCGTGACCATCGCCGGATCGGTCGCGATACTCGTGTTGATCGCGCTGTCGGCGTTTTTCTCCTCCTCGGAGATCGCGATGTTCTCGCTGGCCCGCCACCGGGTCGAATCGCTCGTCGAGGACGGTGTGCCCGGCGCGACGGCGGTTCAGGAGCTGAAATCCGACCCCCACCGGCTCCTCATCACCATCCTCGTCGGCAACAACATCGTCAACATCGCCATGTCGTCGATCGCGACCGGGCTCTTTGCCATCTACCTCTCGCGGGGGCGGGCCGTGATCGCGGCGACGTTCGGCATCACCACGCTCGTCCTCCTGTTCGGTGAGAGCGCGCCGAAGTCCTACGCGGTCGAGAACACCGAGTCGTGGGCGCTGCGGATCGCGCGCCCGCTCAAGTACTCGGAACTGGTGCTCCTGCCGCTGGTGATCGTCTTCGACAACCTGACCCGGGCGATCAACCGCGTGACTGGCGGGCGGTCGGCCATCGAGACGAGCTACGTCACCCGTGACGAGATCCAGAACATGATCCAGACCGGGGAGCGCGAGGGGGTGATCGAGGAGGAGGAACGCGAGATGCTCCAGCGCATCTTCCGGTTCAACCGCACCATCGCCAAGGAGGTGATGACGCCGCGTCTGGACATGACCGCGGTCCCGAAGGACGCGGCCATCGACGAGGCCATCGAGACGTGCGTCCAGAGCGATCACGAACGCATCCCGGTCTACGAGGGCAACCTCGACAACATCATCGGCGTCGTCACCCTGCGCGACCTCATCCGGCAGAAACACTACGGCGAGGGCGACGTCGACCTGACGGACGTGGTCCAGCCGACCCTCCACGTTCCGGAATCGAAGAACGTCGACGAGTTGCTGGAGGAGATCCAGGACAACCGGATGCGGATGGTGATCGTCATCGACGAGTTCGGCACCACGGAGGGACTGATCACGCTGGAGGACATGGTCGAGGAGATCGTCGGCGACATCCTCGAAGGCGACGAGGAGGAGCCGTTCGAGTTCGTCGAGGACGACGTGGTGATCGTCCGCGGCGAGGTCAACATCGACGAGGTGAACGAGACCCTCGGTCTCGACCTCCCGGAGGGCGAGGAGTTCGAGACGCTCGCGGGCTTCATCTTCAACCGCGCCGGCCGCCTCGTCGAGGAGGGCGAGAAGATCGAGTACGACAGCATCACGATCCGGATCGAGCAGGTGGACAACACCCGGATCATGAAGGCCCGAATCACGATCCACGAGGAGGACGAAGAGGAGGAGGAGGAGCCGGCCGACGAGGCCGAGGCCGAGGGGTAG